The Shewanella sp. MTB7 genome includes a window with the following:
- the fliI gene encoding flagellar protein export ATPase FliI translates to MHSRQNQLLNKIKQQSGKVHPFVAEASGQLVRVVGLTLEATGCRASIGSLCSIETLAGDLVAEVVGFDDKLLYLMPIEELRGVLPGAKVTPLGEQSGLNVGLSLLGRVLDGNGQPLDGLGRLQTDQKVPRHTVPINPLSRRAITEPLDVGVRAINAMLTVGKGQRMGLFAGSGVGKSVLLGMMTRGTTADIIVVGLVGERGREVKEFIEEILGEEGRARSVVVAAPADTSPLMRLRACETSTRIAEYFRDLGYNVLLLMDSLTRYAQAQREIALAVGEPPATKGYPPSVFAKLPKLVERAGNGAPGQGSITAFYTVLTEGDDLQDPIADAARAILDGHIVLSRQLADSGHYPAIDVEASISRVAPMVISQEHLEAMRRVKQVYSLYQQNKDLISIGAYTQGSDPRIDNSIRLQPAMNAFLRQTMKEAISFDSSVLMLTQMGAQCKV, encoded by the coding sequence ATGCATAGCCGTCAGAACCAACTGCTTAATAAAATTAAACAACAGTCGGGAAAAGTCCATCCATTCGTTGCCGAAGCGAGTGGCCAACTTGTTCGCGTGGTTGGATTAACACTGGAGGCGACGGGTTGTCGTGCTTCGATTGGTAGCCTTTGCAGTATTGAGACGTTAGCAGGTGATCTCGTTGCTGAAGTGGTCGGTTTTGATGACAAGCTTCTTTACTTGATGCCGATAGAGGAGCTTCGAGGGGTTTTACCCGGTGCTAAAGTGACGCCTCTAGGAGAGCAAAGTGGACTGAATGTAGGTCTATCTTTACTCGGTAGAGTGCTCGATGGTAATGGCCAACCTCTTGATGGTTTGGGGCGCTTACAAACGGATCAAAAGGTGCCAAGACACACGGTCCCTATTAATCCCTTATCCCGCCGCGCAATAACCGAGCCACTCGATGTGGGGGTCAGAGCCATTAATGCCATGCTGACGGTAGGTAAAGGGCAAAGGATGGGGCTTTTTGCAGGTTCCGGCGTAGGTAAGAGTGTACTGCTTGGCATGATGACTAGGGGGACCACTGCCGACATTATCGTGGTGGGATTAGTGGGTGAACGTGGCCGGGAAGTAAAAGAATTTATTGAGGAGATATTAGGTGAAGAGGGACGTGCTCGCTCAGTCGTTGTGGCAGCTCCTGCCGATACTTCCCCCTTGATGCGACTAAGAGCCTGTGAAACGTCAACCCGTATAGCTGAATATTTCAGAGACTTGGGTTATAACGTATTATTATTGATGGACAGTCTAACCCGTTATGCCCAAGCGCAAAGAGAGATAGCCCTAGCTGTAGGGGAACCGCCTGCAACCAAAGGATATCCGCCTTCGGTATTTGCAAAACTGCCTAAATTAGTCGAAAGAGCAGGTAATGGAGCACCTGGCCAAGGTTCGATTACCGCTTTTTATACTGTACTCACTGAGGGGGATGATCTACAAGATCCGATAGCAGATGCGGCAAGGGCTATTTTAGATGGTCACATCGTATTGTCCCGTCAATTAGCCGACTCTGGTCATTACCCTGCGATTGATGTCGAAGCCTCTATCAGCCGTGTTGCCCCTATGGTCATAAGTCAAGAGCACCTAGAAGCGATGCGTCGTGTGAAGCAAGTTTACTCTCTGTATCAACAGAATAAAGATCTTATCTCTATTGGCGCTTACACTCAGGGAAGCGATCCAAGGATAGATAATTCGATTAGATTGCAGCCAGCCATGAACGCTTTTTTAAGGCAAACCATGAAAGAAGCAATAAGTTTTGATAGCAGTGTGCTTATGCTGACCCAAATGGGCGCGCAGTGTAAGGTTTAA
- the fliM gene encoding flagellar motor switch protein FliM — protein sequence MSDLLSQDEIDALLHGVDDVEEDEEELDSGDARSYDFSSQDRIVRGRMPTLEIVNERFARHLRISMFNMMRRAAEVSINGVQMLKFGEYVHSLFVPTSLNMVRLNPLKGTALITMEARLVFILVDNFFGGDGRFHAKIEGREFTPTERRIVQLLLKIIFEDYKDAWAPVMDVEFDYLDSEVNPAMANIVSPTEVVVVSSFHIEVDGGGGDFHITLPYSMIEPIRELLDAGVQSDTQDTDMRWSQALRDEIMDVDVGIDATIVEHKITLRDVMGLKAGDIIPVELPEHIILRVEDLPTYRCKLGKARDNLALRIIEKIPRPETAKSELQLITRKAKVREVKEL from the coding sequence GTGAGTGATCTATTAAGCCAAGACGAAATCGATGCGTTACTGCATGGAGTTGATGATGTTGAGGAAGATGAAGAAGAGCTAGATAGTGGCGATGCCCGCTCTTATGATTTCTCCTCTCAAGATCGTATTGTCCGTGGACGTATGCCAACGCTTGAGATCGTAAATGAACGGTTTGCTCGTCATTTACGAATTAGCATGTTTAACATGATGCGCCGCGCTGCTGAAGTCTCAATTAATGGTGTGCAAATGCTCAAATTCGGTGAGTATGTTCATTCCTTGTTTGTACCTACCAGTTTAAATATGGTGCGCTTGAATCCACTAAAAGGTACAGCGTTAATCACCATGGAAGCGAGACTCGTTTTTATTCTTGTGGATAACTTTTTTGGTGGTGATGGTCGTTTCCATGCCAAGATTGAAGGGCGAGAGTTCACTCCTACAGAAAGACGGATTGTGCAACTCTTACTTAAAATTATTTTCGAAGATTATAAGGATGCTTGGGCACCAGTGATGGACGTAGAATTTGATTATCTGGATTCAGAAGTCAACCCTGCGATGGCCAACATCGTCAGCCCTACTGAAGTTGTTGTTGTAAGCTCATTTCATATTGAGGTCGATGGAGGGGGAGGTGACTTCCATATTACTTTGCCTTACTCGATGATAGAGCCTATACGTGAACTTCTTGATGCTGGAGTGCAAAGTGATACTCAAGATACTGATATGCGTTGGTCTCAAGCGTTAAGAGACGAAATTATGGATGTTGATGTGGGAATCGATGCCACCATTGTTGAGCATAAAATTACTCTGAGGGATGTTATGGGACTTAAAGCTGGGGATATCATTCCTGTCGAACTCCCAGAACATATCATCCTACGAGTGGAAGATTTGCCTACTTATAGATGTAAGTTAGGTAAGGCTCGAGATAACTTAGCTTTACGTATTATTGAGAAAATTCCACGGCCTGAAACAGCCAAGTCAGAACTTCAGCTGATCACTCGTAAAGCAAAAGTTCGAGAAGTTAAAGAGTTATAA
- the fliG gene encoding flagellar motor switch protein FliG, which produces MNNNKEVAEAGAKGKSVIDELSGVEKTAILLLSLSEADAASILKHLEPKQVQKVGMVMAAMKDFGQQKVIAVHQLFLEEVQKYSSIGFNSEEFVRKALTAALGEDKAGNLIEQIIMGSGAKGLESLKWMDSRQVATIIQNEHPQIQTIVLSYLEPDQAAEILAQSPENTRLDLMMRIANLEEVQPAALQELNDIMEKQFAGQGGAQAAKMGGLKAAANIMNYLDTGVESQLMETLRESDEEMAQQIQDLMFVFENLIDVDDIGIQALLREVQQDVLMKALKGADDLLKDKVLSNMSKRAAELLADDLEAMGPIRISEVEVAQKEILSIARRLSDSGEIMLGGGGGEEFL; this is translated from the coding sequence ATGAACAATAATAAAGAGGTGGCGGAGGCTGGAGCAAAGGGCAAATCGGTTATCGATGAGCTTAGTGGTGTTGAAAAAACGGCGATATTACTGCTGAGTTTAAGTGAGGCTGATGCTGCTTCTATTTTAAAGCATCTAGAGCCCAAACAAGTTCAGAAAGTGGGTATGGTCATGGCGGCGATGAAAGACTTTGGTCAGCAGAAAGTCATTGCAGTACATCAACTGTTTCTCGAAGAAGTACAAAAATATTCATCTATCGGTTTCAATAGTGAAGAGTTTGTACGTAAGGCTCTGACGGCAGCGTTAGGTGAAGATAAAGCGGGTAATTTAATTGAACAGATCATTATGGGAAGCGGCGCTAAGGGTCTCGAATCTTTGAAATGGATGGACTCGCGCCAAGTTGCTACTATTATTCAAAATGAACATCCGCAGATCCAAACTATCGTACTTTCCTACTTAGAGCCAGATCAAGCCGCAGAAATCTTGGCGCAATCACCGGAGAATACTCGTCTTGATCTCATGATGCGAATCGCAAATTTGGAAGAAGTTCAGCCGGCGGCTTTGCAAGAGTTAAATGATATCATGGAGAAACAGTTTGCAGGCCAAGGCGGAGCACAAGCTGCGAAGATGGGCGGTTTGAAAGCCGCTGCAAATATCATGAACTACTTAGATACTGGTGTTGAAAGTCAGCTGATGGAAACATTACGTGAGTCTGATGAGGAGATGGCTCAACAGATACAAGATCTAATGTTTGTGTTTGAGAACCTAATCGATGTTGACGATATCGGCATACAAGCGTTATTAAGAGAAGTTCAACAAGATGTATTAATGAAAGCGCTTAAAGGTGCTGATGATCTACTTAAAGATAAAGTCCTTAGTAATATGTCAAAGCGAGCAGCTGAACTATTAGCAGATGATCTTGAAGCTATGGGGCCAATCAGGATCAGTGAGGTTGAAGTTGCACAGAAAGAGATATTGTCTATTGCTCGTCGTTTGAGCGACAGCGGTGAAATTATGTTAGGCGGCGGTGGCGGTGAAGAGTTCTTATAA
- the fliF gene encoding flagellar basal-body MS-ring/collar protein FliF, producing MVVGTNSTLTSNDVAGGVQEENKSGGLGSFGGADMLRQLTMILALAICLAVAVFVMLLAQESEFRPLGKMATEDMIQVLDVLDKNKVAYKIEGDVVKVPEEMFQDVKLMLSREGVDNSPSANDYLSQDSGFGVSQRMEQARLKHSQEQNLARVIEELRSVTRAKVILAIPKENVFARNRAKPSATVVVTSRRSGLGQEEVDSIVDIVASAVQGLEPTRVTVTDSNGRLLNSGSQDGVSARARRELELVQQKESEYRYKIESILMPILGPENFTSQVDVNMDFTAVEQTAKRYNPDLPALRSEMTVENSSNAGTSGGIPGALSNQPPMEANIPQDALADQANQADKNSGSIHKEATRNFELDTIISHTRQQIGVVRRVSVSVAIDFKSGPAAEDGQVSRVPRTDQEMSNIRRLLEGAVGFNTQRGDVIEVVTIPFMDQLIEAAPTLEMWEQPWFWRAAKLAMGGLVILALILFIVRPLLKKLIYPDSSALPDDPKFGDELAEIEDQYASDTLGMLKRPDAEYSYNDDGSILIPDLHKDDDMIKAIRALVANEPELSTQVVKGWLQENEQ from the coding sequence ATGGTTGTAGGTACAAACTCTACGCTAACAAGCAATGACGTTGCCGGTGGGGTACAAGAAGAGAATAAGTCTGGTGGACTTGGGTCTTTTGGCGGAGCAGATATGTTGCGCCAGCTGACTATGATTCTTGCGCTTGCTATCTGTCTTGCCGTTGCTGTGTTTGTGATGTTATTGGCACAAGAATCTGAATTTAGGCCATTGGGGAAAATGGCAACTGAAGATATGATTCAGGTGCTCGATGTGCTGGATAAGAATAAAGTTGCTTATAAGATTGAAGGAGATGTAGTCAAAGTTCCGGAAGAGATGTTTCAAGATGTCAAATTGATGCTTAGCAGAGAGGGTGTTGATAACTCTCCCAGTGCGAATGATTACCTGAGCCAGGACAGTGGATTTGGTGTTAGTCAACGCATGGAGCAAGCAAGGCTAAAACACAGTCAAGAACAGAATTTAGCGAGAGTCATTGAGGAGCTTAGAAGTGTCACTCGTGCAAAAGTGATATTGGCCATACCTAAAGAAAATGTGTTTGCAAGAAACCGTGCAAAACCAAGTGCAACCGTGGTGGTCACTTCTCGTCGTAGTGGTTTAGGTCAAGAGGAAGTCGATTCAATCGTCGATATCGTTGCTTCTGCGGTTCAAGGGTTAGAGCCAACACGAGTAACCGTTACCGATTCCAATGGCCGTCTGCTCAACTCTGGTAGTCAGGATGGTGTGTCTGCACGAGCCAGGCGTGAACTAGAGCTTGTTCAACAAAAAGAATCTGAGTACAGGTACAAGATTGAATCCATTTTAATGCCAATACTTGGTCCAGAAAACTTTACTTCACAAGTCGATGTAAATATGGACTTTACTGCCGTTGAACAAACGGCAAAACGGTACAATCCAGATTTACCTGCACTGCGTAGTGAGATGACTGTTGAGAATAGTTCTAATGCCGGAACTAGCGGCGGTATTCCCGGGGCGTTGAGTAATCAACCACCAATGGAAGCGAATATTCCTCAAGATGCATTGGCAGATCAGGCCAATCAAGCTGACAAAAATTCAGGTTCTATTCATAAAGAAGCGACTAGAAATTTTGAGTTAGACACTATTATAAGTCATACCAGACAACAAATTGGAGTGGTAAGGCGAGTAAGTGTATCAGTTGCTATAGATTTTAAATCAGGTCCAGCTGCTGAAGATGGTCAAGTGAGCCGCGTACCCCGTACCGATCAGGAGATGAGTAATATTCGACGTTTACTTGAAGGCGCCGTCGGATTTAATACCCAGCGTGGAGATGTGATCGAAGTGGTCACCATTCCGTTTATGGATCAATTAATTGAGGCAGCGCCTACCCTTGAAATGTGGGAGCAACCTTGGTTTTGGCGAGCCGCAAAACTGGCGATGGGTGGACTCGTTATCCTCGCCCTCATTTTATTTATTGTCAGACCTTTGTTGAAAAAACTCATCTACCCAGATAGCTCAGCATTACCTGATGACCCGAAATTTGGTGATGAGTTAGCCGAGATAGAAGATCAATATGCATCGGACACGTTAGGAATGTTAAAACGCCCTGATGCTGAATATAGCTACAACGATGACGGTTCAATCTTGATACCGGATCTGCATAAAGATGATGACATGATTAAGGCGATAAGGGCTCTTGTGGCCAATGAGCCTGAATTGTCGACACAGGTCGTTAAGGGATGGTTACAAGAAAATGAACAATAA
- the fliJ gene encoding flagellar export protein FliJ translates to MAKHDPLDTVLKLAKDAEEQAGLQLKSAQLMLQKCQSQLEALRNYRLDYMKQMEDHHGKSISASYYHQFHQFVRQIDKAITKQVVSIQDADSQRIHRQKHWQQMQQKRKAVELLLARKAEKVAQEALRQEQKMIDEFASQQFYRKRVR, encoded by the coding sequence ATGGCAAAACATGATCCGTTAGATACAGTATTAAAACTGGCAAAGGATGCGGAAGAACAAGCGGGGTTACAACTAAAGTCAGCTCAATTGATGTTACAAAAATGTCAGAGTCAGCTAGAGGCCTTGAGAAACTATCGTCTCGATTATATGAAGCAGATGGAAGACCATCATGGCAAGAGTATCAGTGCGAGTTATTACCATCAGTTTCATCAGTTCGTTAGACAAATTGATAAAGCTATCACCAAGCAGGTCGTGTCTATTCAGGACGCTGATAGTCAAAGAATACACAGACAAAAGCACTGGCAACAAATGCAACAAAAACGCAAAGCCGTTGAGCTTCTTCTTGCTCGCAAAGCAGAAAAAGTGGCACAAGAGGCGTTAAGACAAGAACAGAAGATGATAGATGAATTCGCTTCTCAACAGTTTTATCGAAAGCGAGTGCGTTAA
- the fliL gene encoding flagellar basal body-associated protein FliL, whose protein sequence is MADEESLELEGNNEPKSKKKLIVFGVIGLVLLLAIGGGVWFFLGSSESSDSAMTEDGIAEVVEEENTGEAFYVGMPRPFLFNLPGATRSRLVEIKVQLMVRGADDDILIKKHIPLIEDALLTTFSSADVQKMSSLAGKDELRQLALLNVQNTLQPITGSKVVEKVLFTGFVMQ, encoded by the coding sequence ATGGCCGATGAAGAATCATTAGAGCTGGAAGGGAATAATGAACCCAAGAGTAAGAAAAAGCTGATTGTATTTGGTGTCATCGGTCTGGTTTTGTTACTGGCGATTGGTGGCGGTGTGTGGTTCTTCCTTGGTTCAAGTGAATCTAGTGATTCAGCAATGACAGAAGATGGCATTGCTGAAGTCGTTGAAGAGGAGAACACTGGCGAGGCTTTTTATGTTGGTATGCCAAGGCCTTTTTTGTTTAACCTTCCTGGTGCAACTCGTTCGAGGTTAGTTGAGATTAAAGTTCAACTTATGGTTCGGGGAGCTGATGATGATATTTTAATAAAGAAACATATCCCACTAATCGAAGATGCGTTACTGACTACGTTCAGCAGTGCAGATGTTCAGAAAATGAGTTCGTTAGCAGGAAAAGATGAGTTACGACAGCTGGCATTACTCAATGTACAAAACACACTACAGCCAATTACTGGGAGCAAAGTCGTCGAGAAAGTATTGTTTACGGGTTTTGTCATGCAATAA
- the fliN gene encoding flagellar motor switch protein FliN yields MSTEDTGDDWANAMAEQALEEVEAVELDELADTAADLTSEEVAKLDAIMDIPVTISMEVGRSFINIRNLLQLNQGSVVELDRVAGEPLDVMVNGTLIAHGEVVVVNDKFGIRLTDVISQTERIKKLK; encoded by the coding sequence ATGAGTACAGAAGATACTGGTGATGATTGGGCCAATGCGATGGCCGAACAGGCATTAGAAGAGGTGGAAGCTGTTGAGCTTGATGAGCTTGCCGATACGGCCGCGGATCTGACAAGCGAAGAGGTTGCTAAGTTAGATGCAATTATGGACATTCCGGTGACCATATCAATGGAAGTGGGCCGCAGCTTTATTAATATTCGTAATTTATTACAGCTTAATCAAGGTTCTGTTGTGGAGCTCGATCGTGTGGCGGGAGAGCCGTTGGATGTGATGGTGAACGGTACGTTAATTGCTCACGGCGAAGTTGTCGTTGTAAATGATAAATTTGGTATTCGTCTGACAGATGTGATCAGTCAGACGGAGCGTATTAAAAAGCTAAAATAA
- a CDS encoding flagellar hook-length control protein FliK, which yields MQKMSNVLLASNKAENKPNTEIKQAVNDNKSSENSDFSSALQQASVEAKQQVKIKSNESVSTKVELDNASNINRQTDAEEQALIESQHQNGSSTEGETDVSHVLAQINLASELNNADRVVSTVIIEEGGDSLPLGDLIKDEVLIDSLGLNITEGTEKGLGVLDPATAEPLDNKTLTELLNKSGLTLEELQTLSPEVLTQLITFVKSGEGNVQDILDVRKQVEILAGDGVKNHQATYAQNKAMEIDASKNEPALVGSAAEKERPQGQTLPAIETKPLNTAQLQQVELNKEQSLVLDNKGQLSSFESKAMNVQGQETAFKSKGESVKLNSILGEKLASQTEGQVVAEEQLKGAELSVKLTPMKAGMEFGSAFTETAVESKLQQASSQLTPQQTTRSDIAQIQLSLKQSNEQQVQMQDMIQRFSPVMKQQLITMVSQGIQHAEIRLDPPELGQLMVRIQVQGDQTQVQFQVAQHQTRDLIEQAIPRLKELLSEQGLQLTDSQVSQENEGNGADGEQNSEDSGSQFGTELDEISSEESLISSKQATSYPSGIDYYA from the coding sequence ATGCAGAAAATGTCCAATGTACTTTTAGCCAGTAATAAAGCTGAAAATAAACCAAACACAGAGATTAAACAAGCGGTTAACGACAATAAGTCCTCCGAAAATAGTGATTTTTCTTCGGCATTACAACAAGCAAGTGTAGAAGCTAAGCAACAAGTTAAAATTAAATCAAATGAAAGTGTTAGCACTAAAGTTGAGTTAGATAATGCTAGCAATATAAATCGCCAGACGGATGCTGAAGAGCAAGCACTCATTGAATCTCAACATCAGAACGGATCAAGTACCGAGGGTGAGACTGATGTATCCCACGTGCTAGCTCAAATTAATCTGGCTTCTGAGTTGAATAATGCCGATAGAGTGGTATCTACAGTCATCATTGAAGAAGGCGGCGATAGTTTGCCGCTTGGAGATCTCATTAAAGATGAGGTGTTAATTGATAGCTTAGGTTTGAATATTACGGAGGGGACAGAAAAAGGTCTGGGAGTACTGGATCCCGCAACGGCAGAACCTCTAGATAACAAGACACTTACTGAGTTATTAAATAAAAGTGGTCTTACACTAGAGGAGTTGCAAACTCTTTCTCCAGAGGTATTAACTCAGCTGATTACTTTCGTTAAAAGTGGTGAAGGTAATGTTCAAGATATTCTTGATGTAAGAAAGCAAGTTGAGATATTAGCCGGCGATGGGGTTAAAAATCATCAAGCTACATATGCACAGAACAAAGCAATGGAAATCGATGCTTCTAAAAATGAACCTGCTCTAGTTGGTAGCGCTGCAGAAAAAGAAAGGCCACAGGGGCAAACACTACCTGCAATTGAGACAAAACCATTAAACACGGCTCAGCTTCAACAAGTCGAATTAAATAAAGAGCAGAGTTTGGTCCTAGATAACAAAGGGCAATTATCGAGTTTTGAGAGTAAAGCCATGAATGTTCAGGGGCAAGAGACTGCATTCAAGAGTAAAGGTGAAAGCGTTAAGCTCAACAGTATCTTAGGTGAGAAGCTGGCTAGTCAAACAGAAGGACAAGTCGTTGCAGAAGAACAACTCAAAGGCGCTGAACTTTCAGTTAAATTGACGCCGATGAAAGCAGGAATGGAGTTTGGTTCGGCTTTCACTGAAACAGCGGTAGAGTCTAAACTTCAGCAAGCAAGCTCACAGCTAACACCACAACAAACAACTCGAAGTGATATTGCACAAATTCAATTGTCACTGAAGCAAAGTAATGAGCAGCAGGTACAGATGCAAGATATGATCCAGCGATTTTCACCTGTGATGAAACAACAACTTATTACGATGGTTAGTCAAGGGATACAACATGCAGAAATCAGACTTGATCCACCTGAGTTAGGTCAATTAATGGTGCGGATTCAGGTTCAAGGGGATCAAACACAAGTGCAATTTCAGGTAGCACAACATCAAACTCGTGATCTTATCGAGCAAGCTATTCCAAGGTTAAAAGAGCTTTTGTCTGAGCAGGGATTGCAATTGACTGATAGCCAAGTTTCTCAAGAGAATGAAGGTAATGGCGCTGATGGAGAACAAAACTCAGAAGATAGTGGAAGTCAGTTTGGTACGGAGCTGGATGAAATATCATCAGAAGAATCGTTAATAAGCTCAAAACAAGCAACTAGTTACCCTTCAGGTATAGATTATTACGCATAA
- the fliP gene encoding flagellar type III secretion system pore protein FliP (The bacterial flagellar biogenesis protein FliP forms a type III secretion system (T3SS)-type pore required for flagellar assembly.), with product MLIFITFTLLIISPDLFAQNGILPAVTVTTGANGETQYSVTMQILLLMTALSFLPAMLIMLTSFTRIIIVLSILRQAIGLQQTPSNQVLIGMSMFLTFFIMSPVFDKVYDEAVKPYIDETLTIEQAFHTGKEPIKDFMLAQTRITDLETFVEISGYQNINSVEEAPMSVIIPAFITSELKTAFQIGFMLFVPFLVLDLVVASILMAMGMMMLSPMIVSLPFKIMLFVLVDGWSLVMGTLANSFGT from the coding sequence ATGCTAATTTTTATTACGTTTACCTTGTTAATTATCTCTCCAGATCTTTTTGCACAAAATGGTATATTGCCTGCGGTAACGGTTACGACCGGAGCCAACGGAGAGACTCAATATTCAGTTACCATGCAGATATTACTGCTGATGACGGCGTTGAGTTTCTTGCCTGCTATGCTCATTATGTTGACGTCATTTACACGTATAATTATCGTTCTTTCTATTCTTCGGCAAGCTATCGGTTTACAACAAACTCCCTCTAATCAAGTCTTGATTGGTATGAGTATGTTTCTTACTTTTTTTATTATGTCTCCTGTATTTGATAAGGTTTATGATGAAGCTGTAAAACCTTATATTGATGAGACATTAACCATAGAACAAGCTTTTCATACGGGAAAGGAACCAATTAAGGATTTTATGTTGGCTCAAACTCGGATAACCGATCTTGAGACTTTCGTTGAAATTTCCGGATACCAAAACATTAATTCAGTGGAAGAGGCACCCATGAGTGTCATTATTCCCGCTTTTATCACAAGCGAGCTAAAAACGGCCTTCCAGATTGGCTTTATGCTTTTTGTCCCCTTTTTAGTGCTCGACCTAGTAGTGGCCAGTATTTTGATGGCAATGGGTATGATGATGTTATCACCTATGATTGTATCACTTCCCTTTAAAATTATGTTGTTTGTTCTCGTCGATGGTTGGAGTTTAGTGATGGGAACATTGGCTAATAGTTTTGGCACGTAG
- the fliH gene encoding flagellar assembly protein FliH, giving the protein MKPNKPEDATDIEVNESKHEFTHWHIPDVTEAIPEDISNLFGRREAQKPLTDEAVSILPPTLSQIEEIRQEAENEGFTQGKEEGHQAGLEAGRLEGLEQGHGEGFEQGKEQGYQEGLEKALEMLKRFEGLIEQFEKPLELLDNEIEQELVSLTLKLSRAVIGHEIKTHPEHILAALRQGVDSLPLKEQGVVIRLHPDDHQLTQELYTANQLEKNRWQLEVDPSLSPGDCIILSQRSNIDMRLESRMSAVLQELEGHHQHLGQIVEQQKQALDTSSMVNQGESIAESSSDPELNVADTISETDRDTSNDEPVNQADASATPISGDDSGDKPQ; this is encoded by the coding sequence ATGAAACCAAATAAACCTGAAGACGCGACCGATATTGAGGTGAATGAGAGTAAACATGAGTTCACTCATTGGCATATACCTGATGTCACAGAAGCCATTCCTGAAGATATATCAAATCTTTTTGGGCGAAGAGAAGCTCAAAAACCGTTAACGGATGAAGCTGTTTCTATCTTGCCGCCGACCTTGAGTCAAATCGAGGAAATTAGGCAGGAAGCTGAGAATGAAGGTTTTACTCAAGGCAAAGAGGAGGGACACCAAGCGGGACTTGAAGCCGGCCGTCTAGAAGGGTTGGAGCAAGGTCACGGTGAAGGATTTGAGCAAGGTAAGGAACAAGGCTATCAAGAGGGGTTAGAAAAAGCGTTAGAGATGCTAAAACGATTTGAAGGTTTGATTGAGCAATTTGAGAAGCCGCTAGAACTGCTTGATAACGAGATAGAGCAAGAGTTAGTGTCACTTACATTGAAATTATCTCGCGCCGTTATCGGCCATGAGATAAAAACTCATCCAGAACATATACTGGCCGCATTAAGACAAGGCGTCGATTCTCTTCCTCTGAAGGAGCAAGGAGTCGTTATCCGCTTACATCCTGATGACCATCAACTCACTCAGGAATTATATACCGCTAACCAGTTGGAAAAAAATCGATGGCAGCTTGAGGTCGATCCTAGTTTGTCTCCTGGAGATTGCATCATTTTAAGCCAACGCAGTAATATTGATATGCGGCTGGAATCTCGAATGAGTGCAGTATTGCAGGAGTTGGAAGGCCATCACCAGCACTTAGGTCAAATTGTTGAGCAGCAAAAACAGGCATTAGATACTTCCTCCATGGTCAATCAAGGCGAGTCAATAGCGGAGTCAAGTTCGGATCCTGAATTGAACGTTGCTGATACGATTTCCGAAACTGACAGAGACACATCGAATGATGAGCCAGTTAATCAAGCTGATGCATCTGCGACACCAATATCTGGTGATGATTCAGGCGACAAGCCGCAATAA
- the fliO gene encoding flagellar biosynthetic protein FliO, producing MLSLFAGGVAVASEAVVPVEKGSALMALSNMMGGLILVLVLIFVLAYIVKRLNLVPASNGVLKMVAVTPLGQKEKVVLIEVEGQQYLLGVTAQQVSLIDKLDEAVKIETNTFATRLRQAKTKQL from the coding sequence ATGCTTTCATTGTTTGCAGGTGGTGTTGCTGTTGCCTCCGAGGCAGTCGTTCCGGTTGAGAAAGGTTCTGCGTTAATGGCTCTGTCAAATATGATGGGAGGGCTGATACTGGTCCTCGTATTGATATTTGTATTAGCTTATATTGTTAAACGACTTAATCTAGTGCCTGCTAGTAATGGTGTACTCAAAATGGTGGCAGTTACACCGTTAGGGCAAAAAGAGAAAGTTGTGCTGATTGAAGTTGAAGGTCAACAATATCTATTGGGTGTTACTGCTCAACAGGTGAGTTTAATTGATAAGTTAGATGAAGCCGTCAAAATAGAGACGAACACTTTTGCAACTCGATTACGCCAAGCTAAGACAAAACAACTATGA